The Radiobacillus deserti genomic interval GATATTCATAAACGTGGATTTACCTTCTCCATTCGCACCAATTAACCCAATATGCTCTCCTTGCAATAGACGGAAAGAAACATCGTCAAAAATAGCACGGTCTCCAAATCCATGACTTAAATTGCTAACTGTAAGTAAACTCATCTTATACACCTTTTCTAAAAAAATTATGCTTTCCTCATTATAAAGGGGATTCGATAAAAGCGATAGTGGTATTACCTGTTAAGGATTAGAAAAAGTACGGATAGATAGTGTAAAAGTCTTATATTGTGTTACAGTATAAATGGTAATTTCGTGAATCGTACATATTTCGTATAAGATGAGAGGATATAGTATGACGACAAAGATTGGAATTGACGCAGGAGGCACCTTAGTGAAGGTGGCATACCTAGATAATAACAATATAGAATTTCGAACGTTTCGTTCCCAGCAATTAGACGAAGTAATAAAATGGATAACAACAAACTTTGAAAGGGTAGAAGTGTGTCTCACCGGTGGGAAAAGTGAAATCCTTGCACAAAAGCTACAAGGTCCAACGCAAACCATTGTAGAATTTGAAGCTACCTCTAAAGGTGTAGACTATTTGGCAAATGAGCAAAACCTACATTTTTCAAATGGATTCATTTTAGCTAATGTCGGAACTGGTACATCTATTCACCATATGAAAGATGGAAAGCAGGAGCGTGTAATTGGCTCGGGCGTAGGAGGGGGAACTTTATTAGGTCTTTCCTATTTAGTTTCAGGAGAAACAGAGTACGAGAAAATTATAAACCTTTCTTTACAAGGCAATCGAGGGAATATCGACTTAAAAGTAGAGGATATATTTGAAGGTGCAGTTCCACCGATTTCCGGTGATTTAACAGCAAGTAATTTTGGTAAATTAAGCAAGATGATGGCTGAAAAACCATCGAAAACGGACGCATTAGCTTCTGTTATTGGATTAATAGGAGAAACGGTTGTAACTATTTGTATTCAAGTAGCCGATACGTATCAAACATCTGATATTTTGTATATTGGCTCTACCCTTCGCTCTAACTCTATCTTAGCGGGAATTATGAACAATTACACGAAGCTTAGAGGGAAGCAACCATTCTTCCTAGAAAACGGAGAATTCAGTGGGGCGATAGGCGCATTACTTTCCATCTAGGAGG includes:
- the coaW gene encoding type II pantothenate kinase; translation: MTTKIGIDAGGTLVKVAYLDNNNIEFRTFRSQQLDEVIKWITTNFERVEVCLTGGKSEILAQKLQGPTQTIVEFEATSKGVDYLANEQNLHFSNGFILANVGTGTSIHHMKDGKQERVIGSGVGGGTLLGLSYLVSGETEYEKIINLSLQGNRGNIDLKVEDIFEGAVPPISGDLTASNFGKLSKMMAEKPSKTDALASVIGLIGETVVTICIQVADTYQTSDILYIGSTLRSNSILAGIMNNYTKLRGKQPFFLENGEFSGAIGALLSI